From Pseudoramibacter sp.:
CTTGAGGGCCAAGGGCGTGCCCTCTGCCGCAATCTTCCCAGCGTCGAGGATCACCACGTGATCGGCGTCCGCGGCTTCCTCCATGTAGTGGGTCGTCAGGAAAACCGTGATGTGCGCGGTGTGGCGCAGCTGCCCGATGACCTGCCAGACCAGCTGGCGCGTCTGCGGGTCGAGCCCGGTGGTCGGCTCATCGAGGATGAGCAGCTGCGGCCGGTGAAGCAGCGCCCGGGCGATGTCGATGCGCCGCCGCTGGCCGCCTGAAAGCGAACCCACCGGCTGCTTGAGCAGGTCCCCAAATCCCAACAGCTCGGTCAATTCCCCGAGGCGCCGGGTGAAGGCCCTGCCGACGATGCCGTAAAGGGCAGCCCGGAATTCGAGATTGTCCCGCACGGAAAGCCGCTGGTCAAGCACCGAGCTCTGAAACACCACGCCGATTTTGGACTTCACCGCGTCGACATTGTCGTCGATATCGACGCCGTCTATGAGAATCCGGCCGCTGTCTTTCGCAAGCTGACCGCACATCATGTGAATCGTCGTGCTTTTGCCGGCTCCGTTGACACCGAGAAAGGCGAACAGCTCGCCGGTTTCAACCCGAAAACTTAAATCACGCACCGCGCGAAGGGTGCCGAAACTTTTGTTCAGCGCGTCAATTTTAATCATCTCCGCCATTTTCATTTCTCCATTGATTTTATAAATTTCGTTTTTTGTTTATTATCTCATGTTTTTGAATTGTTTTCAGTAAAAAGGATGTAAAATCACTGGTTCCAGTTAAATTTTTACAAAGAAAAACCCTTCCGGCGATATGCTTTGCCAGAAGGGTTTTTGTAGTTTATTTTTGTTCGATATACAGCTTGTCACCAGCGATAAGTATTGACATCGGTTTGTTGTGCAAGCGATCAACTTCCACAATGCAAGAAACGAATGGTTCGACATTCGTCCTTTCACAAGTTCTAAATTGCGTAAGTACTTCGTTAATCCCTTTCGAGCCCATTTTATCAATCTGATCACCAATGCCAAGCAGGGCCTCATCGACAAGCCCTTTATTGAGAACATCGTTATTCGCGATAGCTTGGCCAAGATCTTTATGGCCCTTTGCCACCTTATCCGACAATTTCTTTTCAACCGCTGTACTTGCAATATCGGCCAAACGATTGTGGC
This genomic window contains:
- a CDS encoding ABC transporter ATP-binding protein, translating into MAEMIKIDALNKSFGTLRAVRDLSFRVETGELFAFLGVNGAGKSTTIHMMCGQLAKDSGRILIDGVDIDDNVDAVKSKIGVVFQSSVLDQRLSVRDNLEFRAALYGIVGRAFTRRLGELTELLGFGDLLKQPVGSLSGGQRRRIDIARALLHRPQLLILDEPTTGLDPQTRQLVWQVIGQLRHTAHITVFLTTHYMEEAADADHVVILDAGKIAAEGTPLALKNRYTGDFITLYGVGAETAEQFGLPWKPIRDGIRVAVPNTAVAAKLIAQYPERFVDFEVTKGKMDDVFLAATGKSLKEAQAQ